A region from the Pseudomonas sp. Teo4 genome encodes:
- a CDS encoding PilZ domain-containing protein: MNTAVNVNVVHESEAQRQHARVRIPAKLRFLDAQRQPHDVKVDDLSAGGLSFHTKQQLKVGDVLRGRLQFVVDNLGLSMDIEFQVRSYLADSGRTGAQFQNLEPRDIATLRHIITSHLSGELISIGDVLSTLQRDNFTKARKQKDAGAGLSAFGRLKAVTVTLGVFVVGIAAFGFVAKSLYGMYFVSHAEAGVVAVPTTNVTMPRDGTVSSLVESGGMVAKGAPLASFSTSMLDMLKGHLDDSQLEPAKVEELFGKQLSGTLTSPCDCVVARQLVDDGQYAAKGQPIFQLIPRTSNPMIEARFSYRQFDKVQPGTRVNFQIAGEDDVRTGQIVSSTSLNSEDLASDIRVQIKPDGALPAELAGRPASVDSDRGPSLDWLIDKAVARGL, encoded by the coding sequence ATGAATACCGCCGTGAACGTCAACGTCGTGCATGAGTCCGAAGCCCAGCGCCAACACGCCCGGGTGCGCATCCCGGCCAAGCTGCGCTTCCTGGATGCCCAGCGCCAGCCCCACGATGTGAAGGTCGACGACCTTTCCGCCGGTGGCCTGAGCTTCCACACCAAGCAACAGCTGAAGGTTGGCGACGTACTGCGCGGGCGCTTGCAGTTCGTGGTCGACAACCTCGGCCTGTCGATGGACATCGAGTTCCAGGTGCGCTCCTACCTCGCCGACAGCGGCCGTACCGGCGCGCAGTTCCAGAACCTCGAACCGCGCGATATCGCCACCCTGCGCCACATCATCACCAGCCACCTGTCCGGTGAGCTGATCAGCATCGGCGATGTGCTCAGCACCCTGCAGCGCGACAACTTCACCAAGGCCCGCAAGCAGAAGGACGCCGGTGCCGGCCTGTCCGCCTTTGGCCGTCTGAAGGCAGTGACCGTGACCCTGGGCGTGTTCGTGGTGGGCATTGCCGCATTCGGTTTCGTGGCCAAGTCGCTGTATGGCATGTACTTCGTCAGCCATGCCGAGGCCGGCGTGGTGGCGGTGCCGACCACCAACGTCACCATGCCCCGCGACGGCACCGTGAGCAGCCTGGTGGAAAGCGGCGGCATGGTCGCCAAAGGCGCACCGCTGGCCAGCTTCAGCACCAGCATGCTGGACATGCTCAAGGGCCACCTGGACGACTCGCAACTGGAGCCGGCCAAAGTCGAGGAATTGTTCGGCAAGCAGCTTTCCGGCACCCTCACCAGCCCTTGCGACTGCGTGGTCGCCCGCCAGTTGGTGGACGACGGCCAGTATGCCGCCAAGGGCCAGCCGATCTTCCAGCTGATTCCGCGCACCAGCAACCCGATGATCGAGGCGCGCTTCAGCTACCGCCAGTTCGACAAGGTCCAGCCGGGCACCCGGGTCAACTTCCAGATCGCCGGCGAAGACGACGTGCGCACCGGCCAGATCGTCAGCAGCACCAGCCTCAACAGCGAAGACCTGGCCTCCGACATCCGCGTACAGATCAAGCCTGACGGCGCCCTGCCTGCCGAACTGGCCGGTCGCCCGGCGTCGGTCGACAGCGACCGTGGTCCGTCGCTGGACTGGCTGATCGACAAAGCCGTGGCCCGCGGCCTTTAA
- a CDS encoding UDP-glucose/GDP-mannose dehydrogenase family protein encodes MRISIFGLGYVGAVCAGCLTARGHDVIGVDVSSTKIDLINQGKSPIVEPGLEALLQQGIANGRLRGTTDFAEAIRASDVSMICVGTPSKKNGDLGLEYIESVCREIGYVLRDTTRRHTIVVRSTVLPGTVKNVVIPILEDCSGKKAGVDFGVAVNPEFLRESTAIKDYDHPPMTVIGELDSASGDVLQSLYEELDAPIIRKPIEVAEMIKYTCNVWHATKVTFANEIGNIAKAVGVDGRDVMDVVCQDKVLNLSQYYMRPGFAFGGSCLPKDVRALTYRAASLDVRAPLLDSLMRSNESQVQNAFELIEAHDKRKVALLGLSFKAGTDDLRESPLVELAERLIGKGYQLDIYDENVEYARVHGANKEYIEGKIPHVSSLLNANFQKVIDNADIIVLGNRDEQFRALAEQAPAGKQVIDLVGFMSKATCTTSRTEGICW; translated from the coding sequence ATGCGTATCAGCATCTTTGGTTTGGGTTATGTGGGTGCAGTCTGTGCAGGTTGCCTGACGGCACGTGGCCATGACGTGATTGGTGTGGACGTCTCCAGCACCAAGATCGACCTGATCAATCAGGGTAAGTCGCCCATCGTCGAACCAGGCCTGGAAGCACTGCTGCAGCAAGGCATCGCCAATGGCCGCCTGCGTGGCACCACCGACTTCGCCGAGGCCATCCGCGCCAGCGATGTGTCGATGATCTGCGTTGGCACCCCAAGCAAGAAAAACGGCGACCTGGGCCTGGAATACATCGAGTCGGTGTGCCGCGAAATCGGTTACGTGCTGCGCGACACCACCCGTCGCCACACCATCGTGGTGCGTAGCACCGTGCTGCCGGGCACCGTCAAGAACGTGGTCATCCCGATTCTCGAGGACTGCTCGGGCAAGAAGGCCGGCGTCGACTTCGGCGTCGCGGTCAACCCTGAGTTCCTGCGCGAAAGCACCGCGATCAAGGACTACGACCACCCACCGATGACCGTCATCGGCGAACTGGACAGCGCCAGCGGCGACGTCCTGCAAAGCCTGTACGAAGAACTCGACGCACCGATCATCCGCAAGCCGATCGAAGTGGCCGAGATGATCAAGTACACCTGCAACGTGTGGCACGCCACCAAGGTCACCTTCGCCAACGAAATCGGCAACATCGCCAAGGCGGTCGGTGTCGACGGCCGCGATGTGATGGACGTGGTCTGCCAGGACAAGGTGCTGAACCTGTCCCAGTACTACATGCGTCCGGGCTTCGCCTTCGGTGGCTCGTGCCTGCCGAAAGACGTGCGCGCCCTCACCTACCGCGCCGCCAGCCTCGATGTGCGTGCACCGCTGCTCGATTCGCTGATGCGCAGCAACGAGTCCCAGGTGCAGAACGCCTTCGAGCTGATCGAGGCCCATGACAAGCGCAAGGTCGCCCTGCTTGGCCTGAGCTTCAAGGCAGGTACCGACGACCTGCGTGAAAGCCCGCTGGTAGAGCTGGCCGAGCGCCTGATCGGCAAAGGCTACCAACTGGACATCTACGACGAAAACGTCGAGTACGCCCGCGTGCATGGCGCGAACAAAGAGTACATCGAGGGCAAGATCCCGCACGTGTCGTCGCTGCTCAACGCCAACTTCCAGAAGGTCATCGACAACGCCGACATCATCGTCCTGGGCAACCGTGACGAGCAGTTCCGCGCTCTTGCCGAGCAAGCGCCGGCCGGCAAGCAAGTGATCGACCTGGTCGGTTTCATGAGCAAGGCCACCTGCACCACCAGCCGTACCGAAGGCATCTGCTGGTAA
- the alg8 gene encoding mannuronan synthase, which yields MQRLQTVLLQCAGWLLYMSLLMLIALALPSDIFDSQSKHFIFLVGAVGIWRYSMGATHFIRGMIFLYLVYPYLRRKVQKLGKAADPSHVYLMVTSFRIDALTTAQVYSSVIREAMNCGFPTTVVCSLVEMSDELLVKSLWAKYNPPAHVKLDIVRIAGTGKRDGLAYGFRAISRMLPDENAVVAVIDGDTVLADGVVNKTVPWFKLYPNVGGLTTNEFCEVRGGYIMSEWHKLRFAQRHINMCSMALSKRVLTMTGRMSMFRASVVTNPEFIADVESDSLMHWRLGRFKFLTGDDKSSWFSLMRLGYDTFYVPDAAINTVEHPPEKSFLKASRKLMYRWYGNNLRQNSRALGLGVRRLGLFTSIVLFDQRVSMWTSLLGLTVAVIASLKFGMAFLLVYLLWIGITRLILTVMLLCSGHNVGPAYPLILYYNQIVGALMKIYVFFRLDKQSWTRQPTALKRDLASFQQWFNTWSSRTMTFSAASIFVAVLFMVV from the coding sequence ATGCAAAGGCTCCAGACAGTGCTGTTGCAGTGCGCCGGGTGGCTGCTCTACATGAGCCTGCTCATGCTGATCGCCCTGGCCCTGCCCAGCGATATCTTCGACTCGCAGTCGAAGCACTTCATCTTCCTGGTCGGCGCAGTCGGCATCTGGCGCTATTCCATGGGCGCCACCCATTTCATCCGCGGCATGATTTTCCTGTACCTGGTCTACCCGTATCTGCGCCGCAAGGTGCAGAAGCTCGGCAAGGCGGCCGACCCGTCGCATGTCTACCTGATGGTGACGAGCTTTCGCATCGACGCGCTGACCACCGCTCAGGTGTACAGCTCGGTGATCCGTGAAGCGATGAACTGCGGCTTCCCGACCACCGTGGTCTGCTCGCTCGTGGAAATGTCCGACGAGCTGTTGGTGAAAAGCCTGTGGGCCAAGTACAACCCACCAGCTCACGTGAAACTCGACATCGTGCGCATCGCCGGCACCGGCAAGCGTGACGGCCTGGCCTACGGCTTCCGCGCCATCTCGCGCATGCTGCCGGACGAAAACGCCGTAGTCGCGGTGATCGACGGCGATACCGTGCTGGCTGACGGCGTGGTGAACAAGACCGTGCCGTGGTTCAAGCTGTACCCCAACGTCGGTGGCCTGACCACCAACGAATTCTGCGAAGTGCGCGGCGGCTACATCATGAGCGAGTGGCACAAGCTGCGCTTCGCCCAGCGCCACATCAACATGTGTTCGATGGCATTGAGCAAGCGCGTGCTGACCATGACCGGGCGCATGTCGATGTTCCGCGCCAGCGTAGTGACCAACCCAGAGTTCATCGCCGACGTCGAAAGCGACTCGCTGATGCACTGGCGCCTGGGCCGCTTCAAGTTCCTCACCGGTGACGACAAGTCCAGCTGGTTCAGCCTGATGCGCCTGGGCTACGACACCTTCTACGTGCCCGATGCCGCCATCAACACGGTCGAGCACCCGCCGGAGAAGAGCTTCCTCAAGGCCAGCCGCAAGCTGATGTACCGCTGGTACGGCAACAACCTGCGGCAGAACTCGCGCGCACTGGGCCTGGGCGTTCGACGCCTGGGGCTGTTCACCAGCATCGTGCTGTTCGACCAGCGCGTGTCGATGTGGACCAGCCTGCTGGGCCTGACCGTGGCGGTGATTGCCAGCCTCAAGTTCGGCATGGCCTTCCTGCTGGTGTACCTGCTGTGGATCGGCATCACCCGCCTGATCCTCACCGTGATGCTGCTGTGCTCTGGCCACAACGTGGGCCCGGCCTACCCGCTGATTCTCTATTACAACCAGATCGTCGGCGCGCTGATGAAGATCTACGTGTTCTTCCGCCTCGACAAGCAGTCCTGGACCCGTCAGCCCACCGCCCTCAAGCGCGACCTCGCCAGTTTTCAACAATGGTTCAACACCTGGTCCTCGCGGACCATGACCTTCTCGGCGGCCAGCATCTTCGTTGCTGTGCTGTTCATGGTCGTGTGA
- the algK gene encoding alginate biosynthesis TPR repeat lipoprotein AlgK — protein MAITLAGCAGLPDQRLANEALKRGDTALAERNYKALADLGYSDAQVGLADIKITSGDPTQFKEAEATYRAAAATSPRAQARLGRLLVAKPDSTQAEREEAEKLLKQASAQGENKTLIPLAMLYLLYPQSFPKVNAQQQIDQWRAAGYPEAGLAQVLLYRTQGTYDQNLDKVEALCKEALNTLDVCYAELATVYQKRGQADQQAALLQQLKSAYARGTVPASRVDSVARVLADRNLGQTDEKTAKDLLEQIAPTYPASWVSLAQLVYDFPELGDTDQLMAYIDKGREAQQPRAELLLGRLYYEGKSVPADAEKAQQHLQAAADAGEVSADYYLGQLYRRGYLGDVEPQKAVDHLLSAARGGQNSADYALAQLFSEGHGIRSNPANAWVFAQLSQTNPTPQSTELLTQLDQQLTPEQRSQAQQLLAQEKQARGSMALGAKSTLAIEALQDDEKEVDGEDML, from the coding sequence ATGGCGATCACCCTGGCCGGCTGTGCCGGCCTGCCCGACCAGCGCCTGGCCAACGAAGCGCTCAAGCGTGGCGACACGGCCCTGGCCGAACGCAACTACAAAGCCCTGGCCGACCTTGGCTACAGCGACGCGCAAGTGGGCCTGGCCGATATCAAGATCACCAGCGGCGACCCGACGCAGTTCAAGGAAGCCGAAGCGACCTACCGCGCCGCTGCGGCCACCTCGCCACGTGCCCAGGCACGCCTTGGCCGCCTGCTGGTGGCCAAGCCCGACAGCACGCAGGCCGAACGCGAAGAGGCTGAAAAGCTGCTCAAACAGGCCTCGGCGCAGGGCGAGAACAAGACCCTGATTCCGCTGGCAATGCTTTATTTGCTGTACCCGCAGAGCTTCCCCAAGGTCAATGCCCAGCAACAGATCGACCAGTGGCGCGCGGCCGGATACCCGGAAGCCGGCCTGGCCCAGGTGCTGCTGTATCGCACCCAAGGCACCTATGACCAGAACCTGGACAAGGTCGAAGCGCTCTGCAAGGAAGCCCTGAACACCCTCGACGTCTGCTACGCCGAACTGGCGACCGTCTACCAGAAGCGTGGCCAGGCCGACCAGCAGGCAGCCCTGCTGCAACAGCTCAAATCGGCCTATGCCCGAGGCACCGTGCCGGCCAGCCGCGTCGACAGCGTTGCCCGGGTACTGGCCGACCGCAACCTGGGCCAGACCGACGAGAAAACCGCCAAGGACCTGCTCGAGCAGATCGCCCCGACCTATCCAGCTTCCTGGGTCAGCCTTGCGCAACTGGTGTACGACTTCCCCGAACTGGGCGATACCGACCAGTTGATGGCCTACATCGACAAGGGCCGCGAAGCTCAGCAACCTCGCGCCGAACTGCTGCTGGGCCGCCTCTACTACGAAGGCAAGAGCGTCCCGGCCGATGCCGAGAAAGCCCAGCAGCACCTGCAGGCCGCCGCCGACGCTGGCGAAGTCAGCGCCGACTACTACCTCGGCCAACTGTACCGCCGCGGCTACCTGGGCGACGTCGAACCGCAGAAGGCCGTCGATCACCTGCTAAGCGCCGCCCGCGGCGGCCAGAACAGCGCCGACTACGCCCTGGCCCAACTGTTCAGCGAAGGCCATGGCATCCGCAGCAACCCGGCCAACGCCTGGGTCTTCGCCCAGCTGTCGCAGACCAACCCGACGCCGCAGTCGACCGAGTTGCTTACGCAACTCGACCAGCAACTGACGCCGGAACAACGCAGCCAGGCCCAGCAACTGCTGGCGCAGGAGAAACAGGCGCGCGGCAGCATGGCCCTGGGCGCCAAGAGCACCCTGGCCATCGAGGCGCTGCAAGACGATGAAAAAGAAGTAGACGGTGAGGACATGCTATGA
- a CDS encoding ABC transporter ATP-binding protein: MSPILALDGVTRILGGQPILHDVSLSIPQSQTCAIVGPSGSGKSTLLNLIGLLDQPCQGRVLLGGCDMTAATSDQRAAMRNHLLGFVFQGFNLLPRLTALDNVALPLCYRGVRQPAARRAAQVQLEAVGLGRRSRSRPADLSGGQRQRVAIARALVTEPRLLLADEPTGNLDGATAREVLDLLLALNRDRGVTLVMVTHDVAIAHRMERCLKVQDGRVANA, translated from the coding sequence ATGAGCCCAATTCTCGCACTGGATGGCGTTACGCGCATTCTGGGCGGGCAGCCCATCCTGCATGATGTCTCGCTGTCGATCCCGCAATCGCAGACCTGTGCCATCGTCGGCCCTTCCGGCTCAGGCAAGAGCACCCTGCTCAACCTGATCGGCCTGCTTGATCAGCCCTGCCAAGGCCGTGTGTTGTTGGGCGGCTGCGACATGACCGCCGCGACCTCCGACCAGCGCGCAGCCATGCGCAATCACCTGCTCGGTTTCGTCTTCCAGGGCTTCAATCTGCTACCGCGCCTGACTGCGCTGGACAACGTCGCCTTGCCACTGTGCTACCGGGGTGTTCGGCAACCAGCGGCGCGCCGGGCAGCGCAGGTGCAATTGGAAGCGGTCGGCCTTGGGCGGCGGAGCCGGAGTCGTCCTGCAGACCTGTCCGGTGGCCAGCGCCAGCGGGTTGCCATTGCCCGTGCATTGGTGACAGAGCCAAGACTGCTACTGGCTGACGAACCGACAGGCAACCTGGATGGCGCTACGGCCAGGGAAGTATTGGACTTGCTGTTGGCGCTGAACCGGGATCGAGGCGTGACATTGGTCATGGTCACCCATGATGTCGCTATCGCACATCGCATGGAGCGATGCTTGAAGGTGCAGGATGGACGTGTGGCCAATGCCTGA
- a CDS encoding alginate export family protein, protein MTLNPFVKAGIGLSFALLWSCPTLADMTAEKNFGLDVKITGQSEDDRDLGTRSGGDVNGLGLDLRPWVYGERGNWSAYAMGQAVTATDTIETDTLRQNDDGSTTDTSDHGRTPDKSYLALREFWVGYSGLTAYPGEELRLGRQRLRSDDGMWRDTNIEALNWTFDTTLLKADLGVAQRFSEYRTDLTELAPEDKDRTHVYGNVAAQWTPGHWVGLRAHHSHDGGSLKNPGETIDALDKTRTGDLTWLGLEANSDAYNWRNDHTVNYWGSLTWLTGDRDTLSSEQVGGDQVATGKQSGDVNAWATDLGIRLRLDPNWQVGAAYARGSGGGGSDGSNNFEQTGLESNRSNFTGTRSRVHRFGEAFRGELGNLQAATLFASWQLRDDYDASFIYHKFWRVDDQQNIGSSGINAVVNDNGVSRPLVNGEKDLGQEMDVVVTKYFKQGLLPASMSQAIDEPSALVRLRAGVFKPGDAYGQEADSYMHRAFVDVIWRY, encoded by the coding sequence ATGACGCTCAATCCCTTCGTGAAAGCTGGCATCGGCCTGAGCTTCGCCCTGCTGTGGTCCTGCCCGACCCTGGCGGACATGACCGCCGAAAAGAACTTTGGCCTGGACGTGAAAATCACCGGCCAGTCCGAAGACGACCGCGACCTGGGCACCCGTTCCGGCGGCGACGTCAACGGCCTGGGCCTGGACCTGCGCCCCTGGGTGTACGGTGAACGCGGCAACTGGAGCGCCTACGCCATGGGCCAGGCGGTGACCGCCACCGACACCATCGAAACCGACACCCTGCGCCAGAACGACGACGGCAGCACCACCGACACCAGCGACCACGGCCGCACGCCAGACAAGAGCTACCTGGCCCTGCGCGAGTTCTGGGTCGGCTACAGCGGCCTCACCGCTTACCCAGGCGAAGAGTTGCGCCTCGGTCGCCAGCGCCTGCGCAGCGACGATGGCATGTGGCGCGACACCAACATCGAAGCGCTGAACTGGACCTTCGACACCACCCTGCTCAAGGCCGACCTCGGCGTGGCCCAGCGCTTCAGCGAATACCGCACCGACCTCACCGAGCTGGCGCCGGAAGACAAGGACCGCACCCATGTCTACGGCAACGTCGCCGCACAGTGGACCCCTGGCCACTGGGTTGGCCTGCGCGCTCACCACAGCCACGACGGCGGCAGCCTGAAAAACCCGGGCGAAACCATCGACGCGCTGGACAAGACCCGCACCGGCGACCTCACCTGGCTGGGCCTGGAAGCCAACAGCGATGCCTACAACTGGCGCAACGACCACACCGTCAACTACTGGGGCAGCCTCACCTGGCTGACCGGTGATCGCGACACCCTGAGCAGCGAGCAGGTAGGCGGCGACCAAGTCGCCACCGGCAAGCAGAGTGGCGACGTCAACGCCTGGGCTACCGACCTCGGCATCCGCCTGCGCCTCGACCCCAACTGGCAAGTCGGCGCGGCCTACGCCCGTGGCAGCGGCGGTGGCGGCAGCGACGGCTCGAACAACTTCGAGCAGACCGGCCTTGAGAGCAACCGCTCCAACTTCACCGGCACCCGCTCACGCGTACACCGTTTCGGCGAGGCCTTCCGTGGCGAGCTGGGCAACCTGCAGGCGGCCACCCTGTTCGCCTCCTGGCAGCTGCGCGACGACTACGACGCCAGCTTCATCTACCACAAGTTCTGGCGTGTCGATGACCAACAGAACATCGGCTCCAGCGGCATCAACGCAGTGGTCAACGACAACGGCGTGAGCCGCCCGCTGGTCAACGGCGAGAAAGACCTGGGCCAGGAGATGGACGTGGTCGTCACCAAGTACTTCAAGCAAGGCCTGCTGCCGGCTTCGATGAGCCAGGCCATCGACGAACCTTCGGCCCTGGTGCGCCTGCGTGCCGGTGTGTTCAAGCCAGGCGATGCCTATGGCCAGGAAGCGGACTCGTACATGCACCGCGCCTTCGTCGACGTGATCTGGCGCTACTGA
- a CDS encoding ABC transporter permease, whose amino-acid sequence MPEGYGPDWRQRVGESLASLRSLGRRAWLALLGIAVGCAAVVALLNIGHSAAQQARQLFQDMGSDLMVVDLTPAAHLPDFAGPPAEIRSIAPLIMTVATVPQRGQRHEVLIAGSTAQLVQVLDLKAFEGRLLSGYDDFSPHVLLGATLARTLDARIGDRLVLGVYLFNVVGVLAPLGYNPMLPVQLDDAVLMPLHGMQRLSVSPEVGTLLALGRDSAVMAQAADVLRNYLSARLPGHEAEVRVPQQLIENMASQSQLFTWLLAGFATIALLLGGVGVMNVMVMNVTERRCEVGIRLAIGARGQDIAWLFLLEALLLAGAGALLGALVGLLAAWSFAIISGWRFVLDSTSLPLGIGSSLVVGVFFGLQPALAAARLQPVVALRDD is encoded by the coding sequence ATGCCTGAGGGATATGGCCCTGACTGGCGGCAGCGCGTGGGTGAGTCGTTGGCCAGTCTGCGTTCGCTGGGGCGCCGCGCCTGGCTGGCGCTGCTGGGTATCGCGGTAGGCTGCGCCGCAGTGGTGGCTCTGCTCAATATTGGCCACAGTGCGGCGCAGCAGGCCCGGCAGCTGTTTCAGGATATGGGCAGCGACTTGATGGTCGTTGACCTCACACCTGCAGCCCATTTACCTGACTTTGCCGGTCCGCCAGCAGAAATTCGCTCGATAGCTCCGTTGATCATGACGGTCGCGACTGTGCCGCAGCGTGGGCAACGCCATGAAGTACTGATCGCTGGCAGTACCGCACAACTGGTGCAGGTTCTCGACCTGAAAGCTTTCGAGGGTCGTCTGCTGTCGGGTTATGACGATTTCAGCCCTCACGTACTACTGGGCGCGACATTGGCCCGGACCCTGGATGCCAGGATAGGAGATCGGCTGGTGCTGGGCGTCTACCTGTTCAATGTGGTGGGGGTGCTCGCACCATTGGGTTACAACCCAATGCTACCGGTGCAGTTGGATGATGCCGTGCTCATGCCATTGCACGGTATGCAGCGCCTGTCGGTGTCACCCGAGGTCGGCACGCTGCTGGCGCTGGGGCGCGATTCTGCGGTCATGGCGCAGGCTGCCGATGTTCTGCGGAACTACCTGAGTGCTCGGCTGCCGGGGCATGAGGCTGAAGTGCGTGTGCCGCAGCAGTTGATCGAAAACATGGCCAGCCAGTCGCAGCTGTTCACCTGGCTGCTTGCCGGGTTCGCGACTATTGCGCTGTTGCTTGGGGGCGTCGGGGTGATGAATGTGATGGTGATGAATGTCACCGAGCGTCGCTGCGAGGTTGGTATTCGTCTGGCTATAGGGGCGCGAGGCCAGGACATCGCCTGGTTGTTCCTGCTTGAAGCCCTGCTGCTGGCCGGTGCGGGGGCGCTGCTGGGCGCGCTGGTCGGGCTTTTGGCTGCCTGGAGCTTTGCAATCATTTCGGGGTGGCGTTTCGTATTGGACTCCACATCGTTGCCTTTGGGTATTGGCAGTTCGTTGGTCGTTGGCGTGTTCTTCGGTCTGCAGCCGGCGCTGGCCGCTGCACGTCTTCAGCCAGTAGTAGCGCTGCGTGATGACTAA
- the algG gene encoding mannuronan 5-epimerase AlgG, producing MTLHPNLRHSLLASALLLASGLAFADTPATKAKELQQAKTYTVSSAPVEPLHMDPPKLPDLSGYTAAAVQKKIDRSHKGKVSVRRMLQEESLKEFIGGDNKAAEWVQRQHGIPQAIFVDDGHVDLVELSKKVPNQYLSEVEPGVYLARLPIVVGQKGILEIDGKVKELRLSQEGGSFLVNDGKLFVTDTQVTGWREKDKAPASFRSPQEFRPFLLSWGGTETYIVNTKMASFGYAKSKSYGVSISQYTPNMAKRMGRPEPTGWIIGSEFSDMWYGFYCYETQDFVVKDSTYRDNIVYGIDPHDRSHRLIIAGNTVYGTKKKHGIIVSREVNDSWIINNKSYDNKLSGVVIDRNSVNNLIAYNEIYRNHTDGITLYESGDNLIWGNKLINNRRHGIRVRNSVNIRLYENIAMANGLVGVYGHIKDLSDTDRDIALDPFDTKVSLIVVGGELAANGSGPLSIDSPLSVELYKVSMLAPRKANGISLNGILGERQDEILDLLVRQQKAVLIDPVERQTEMID from the coding sequence ATGACCCTTCACCCGAACCTTCGCCACAGCCTCCTGGCCAGCGCCCTGCTGCTGGCCTCGGGCCTTGCGTTCGCGGATACCCCCGCCACCAAGGCCAAGGAGCTGCAGCAAGCCAAGACCTACACCGTGTCCAGTGCACCGGTCGAACCGCTGCACATGGACCCGCCCAAGCTGCCCGACCTGTCCGGCTACACCGCCGCTGCCGTGCAGAAAAAGATCGACCGCAGCCACAAGGGCAAGGTCAGCGTACGCCGCATGCTGCAGGAAGAGTCGCTCAAGGAATTCATCGGCGGCGACAACAAGGCCGCCGAGTGGGTGCAGCGCCAGCATGGCATTCCCCAGGCGATCTTCGTCGATGACGGCCATGTCGACCTGGTCGAGCTGAGCAAGAAAGTACCCAATCAGTACCTGAGCGAAGTCGAGCCCGGTGTTTACCTGGCGCGCCTGCCGATCGTGGTCGGGCAGAAGGGCATTCTCGAGATCGACGGCAAGGTCAAAGAACTGCGCCTGTCCCAGGAAGGCGGTTCGTTCCTGGTCAACGACGGCAAGCTGTTCGTCACCGACACCCAGGTGACCGGCTGGCGCGAGAAGGACAAGGCCCCGGCCAGCTTCCGCTCGCCACAAGAGTTCCGCCCATTCCTGCTGTCGTGGGGTGGCACCGAGACCTACATCGTCAACACCAAGATGGCCAGCTTCGGCTACGCCAAGTCCAAGTCGTACGGTGTGAGTATTTCGCAGTACACCCCGAACATGGCCAAGCGCATGGGCCGCCCTGAGCCCACCGGCTGGATCATCGGCTCCGAGTTCAGCGACATGTGGTACGGCTTCTACTGCTACGAAACCCAGGACTTCGTGGTCAAGGACAGCACCTACCGCGACAACATCGTCTACGGCATCGACCCGCACGACCGCTCGCACCGCCTGATCATCGCTGGCAACACGGTGTATGGCACCAAGAAAAAGCACGGGATCATCGTCTCGCGCGAGGTCAACGACAGTTGGATCATCAACAACAAGAGCTATGACAACAAGCTCTCGGGCGTGGTGATCGACCGTAACAGCGTCAACAACCTGATCGCCTACAACGAGATCTACCGCAACCACACCGACGGCATCACCCTGTACGAAAGCGGCGACAACCTGATCTGGGGCAACAAGCTGATCAACAACCGCCGCCACGGCATCCGCGTGCGCAACAGCGTGAACATCCGTCTGTACGAGAACATCGCCATGGCCAACGGCCTGGTGGGCGTCTACGGGCACATCAAGGACCTGTCCGACACCGACCGCGACATCGCCCTCGACCCGTTCGACACCAAGGTCTCGCTGATCGTGGTCGGCGGAGAATTGGCGGCCAATGGCTCGGGCCCGCTGTCGATCGACTCGCCGCTTTCGGTCGAGCTGTACAAGGTCTCCATGCTCGCCCCGCGCAAGGCCAACGGTATCAGCCTCAACGGCATCCTCGGCGAGCGCCAGGACGAAATCCTCGACCTGCTGGTACGCCAGCAGAAGGCTGTGCTGATCGACCCGGTCGAACGCCAGACCGAAATGATCGACTAA